One window of the Tachypleus tridentatus isolate NWPU-2018 chromosome 10, ASM421037v1, whole genome shotgun sequence genome contains the following:
- the LOC143228995 gene encoding nuclear hormone receptor E75-like isoform X1, translated as MIISEKDLQLLRTLPAPDHQTDKKDPGIDLKIEFDGTTVLCRVCGDKASGFHYGVHSCEGCKGFFRRSIQQKIQYRPCTKNQQCSILRINRNRCQYCRLKKCIAVGMSRDAVRFGRVPKREKAKILAAMQKVNASSYEKALSSELEDEGRLLNIIMTSHMETCDYTRDKVAALLERARTQPHHTQSFPQLACPLNPAPMEPCGDSQMVKNFSEKFSPAIRGVVEFAKRIPGFRLLTQEDHVTLLKAGVFEVLLVRLARMFDSQSNSMICLNGQIVHKEALHSSNNARFLLDSMFDFNERLNALRLSDCELGLFSAVVVIAADRPGLRNVELVQKIQGKLTELLQKVVTSGHPENPHIFRELMKKIPDLRTLNTLHSEKLLAYKMEPQNQNNKSVESSSITTSLSSPPAASDHCPRYESILTPAQYPVNSGGNNHCGLPSQQRDHPNTCEWNEPDRHFVSKLHSEVSYTASSEAKSPVRSASFSSTRSYDSLISTDHNNTLGELHLKRPRDHQGDLCCTLGDDSYVGENQIKGPYAKIKRVDSPTDSGIESGREHCPNNTPSNSVCSSPRCLEEKMKEITECEQKNETVEEMSVLKRALQAPPLVNSSMMMEDAYRHHKKFRAARRESECSVSPPSTRIIGGHPNVSLASSHSVLVKTLEQAPRYLDPQQVKRTDLIHNIIMRTENVPAVTSVTSPTGTWSLADNTSDSSRQAVKVVFPYGIDRSSHAVTLPNNFVHSDKNMVVCSPGYFTTVPAASSNDKAEEENRPGILSSALIQTPITGVAASHQYPVTSCVHSNHRMFVEPEVSPPLVISPIPRNDTPTTLDPAVFFNSGQLMETPLNLSKKSPILQSTVLRMHS; from the exons ATGATAATCAGTGAGAAAGACTTGCAACTCCTGAGAACCCTTCCCGCCCCTGATCATCAGACTGACAAAAAAGATCCTGGAATCGACTTGAAAATAG aatttgaCGGTACAACTGTTCTTTGTCGTGTCTGTGGGGACAAAGCAAGTGGTTTTCATTATGGCGTTCATTCCTGCGAAGGATGCAAG GGTTTCTTCAGAAGGAGTATTCAACAGAAGATCCAATACAGACCCTGCACCAAAAACCAGCAGTGCTCCATCCTGCGGATTAACCGAAATAGGTGTCAGTACTGTCGGTTGAAGAAGTGCATTGCTGTCGGCATGTCACGTGATG CCGTTCGATTTGGGCGAGTTCCGAAGCGAGAGAAAGCCAAGATCCTGGCCGCTATGCAGAAAGTGAATGCCAGTTCGTATGAAAAGGCTCTGAGTTCGGAGCTCGAGGATGAAGGTCGACTCTTGAACATCATAATGACTTCTCACATGGAGACCTGTGATTATACCAGGGACAAAGTCGCCGCATTGCTGGAACGTGCTCGTACACAGCCACATCATACTCAGAGCTTCCCACAGTTG GCCTGTCCACTTAATCCGGCACCCATGGAACCGTGTGGAGATAGCCAGATGGTAAAGAATTTTTCAGAAAAGTTTTCTCCAGCTATTCGAGGGGTAGTTGAATTTGCGAAACGAATCCCAGGTTTTAGACTGCTGACCCAAGAAGATCACGTGACCTTGCTCAAA GCTGGTGTGTTTGAAGTTCTACTTGTTAGGTTAGCTCGTATGTTTGACTCTCAGAGCAACAGCATGATCTGTTTGAACGGCCAGATTGTCCATAAAGAAGCTCTGCACTCCAGCAACAACGCCCGCTTTCTCCTAGACTCTATGTTCGATTTTAATGAGCGTCTTAACGCCCTTCGGTTGTCTGACTGTGAACTTGGCCTGTTTAGTGCTGTTGTAGTCATAGCTGCAG ATCGGCCAGGTCTCAGAAATGTGGAACTTGTGCAGAAAATCCAGGGCAAATTGACTGAGTTGTTACAGAAAGTGGTTACCTCAGGTCATCCAGAGAACCCACACATTTTTCGCGAACTAATGAAAAAGATTCCAGACTTGCGAACTCTTAACACACTTCACTCTGAAAAGCTTTTGGCATACAAAATGGAACCTCAAAACCAGAATAATAAGTCCGTAGAATCATCAAGTATTACAACATCTCTATCATCTCCACCTGCTGCTAGTGACCATTGTCCTCGATATGAATCCATACTTACACCGGCACAATATCCTGTAAACAGTGGCGGAAACAATCATTGTGGTTTACCTAGCCAGCAGAGAGATCATCCCAACACGTGTGAATGGAACGAACCCGATCGCCATTTTGTGAGTAAATTACATTCAGAAGTCAGCTACACTGCATCTTCAGAAGCTAAAAGTCCTGTTAGGTCTGCATCCTTTTCTAGCACCCGCAGTTACGACAGTTTAATATCCACTGATCACAACAATACTTTGGGTGAATTGCATTTGAAGAGACCACGAGACCATCAGGGAGATTTGTGTTGTACCTTAGGAGACGACAGCTACGTTGGAGAAAATCAGATAAAGGGGCCATACGCTAAAATTAAGAGGGTTGACTCCCCAACTGATTCTGGTATCGAGAGTGGCAGAGAACACTGTCCCAACAACACTCCCAGTAATTCTGTGTGTTCTAGTCCCAGGTGTTTGGAGGAGAAGATGAAAGAAATCACTGAATGTGAACAAAAAAATGAAACGGTTGAAGAAATGTCTGTTCTGAAGAGAGCTCTTCAAGCTCCACCATTAGTCAACTCTAGTATGATGATGGAAGATGCCTATCGACATCATAAGAAGTTCAGAGCCGCGAGAAGAGAATCAGAATGTTCAGTCAGCCCACCATCCACCAGGATAATAGGAGGCCACCCAAATGTCTCACTTGCTAGCTCCCATAGTGTGTTAGTAAAAACATTGGAACAAGCCCCACGGTACCTAGACCCACAACAAGTTAAAAGAACAGATTTAATTCACAATATCATAATGAGAACGGAAAACGTTCCAGCGGTGACCAGTGTGACCTCACCAACTGGTACCTGGTCACTAGCAGATAACACCTCTGATTCTTCACGACAGGCAGTAAAAGTGGTATTTCCATATGGTATCGACCGTAGCAGCCATGCTGTTACTCTACCCAATAATTTTGTTCATTCAGACAAAAACATGGTAGTCTGCTCACCTGGCTATTTTACCACAGTACCAGCTGCATCGAGCAATGATAAAGCAGAAGAAGAAAACAGGCCTGGCATCTTGTCCTCTGCACTAATCCAGACACCTATCACAGGAGTTGCCGCCTCACATCAGTACCCCGTAACATCATGTGTGCATTCCAATCATCGTATGTTCGTTGAACCCGAGGTTTCTCCTCCGCTAGTCATCTCACCCATTCCGCGTAACGATACGCCGACGACACTGGACCCTGCAGTGTTTTTTAACTCTGGGCAGTTAATGGAAACTCCGCTGAATTTGTCCAAGAAATCCCCGATTTTGCAATCCACAGTATTGAGAATGCACTCGTAA
- the LOC143228995 gene encoding nuclear hormone receptor E75-like isoform X2: protein MGELGILNRQHVPPLAQEVRHFVEFDGTTVLCRVCGDKASGFHYGVHSCEGCKGFFRRSIQQKIQYRPCTKNQQCSILRINRNRCQYCRLKKCIAVGMSRDAVRFGRVPKREKAKILAAMQKVNASSYEKALSSELEDEGRLLNIIMTSHMETCDYTRDKVAALLERARTQPHHTQSFPQLACPLNPAPMEPCGDSQMVKNFSEKFSPAIRGVVEFAKRIPGFRLLTQEDHVTLLKAGVFEVLLVRLARMFDSQSNSMICLNGQIVHKEALHSSNNARFLLDSMFDFNERLNALRLSDCELGLFSAVVVIAADRPGLRNVELVQKIQGKLTELLQKVVTSGHPENPHIFRELMKKIPDLRTLNTLHSEKLLAYKMEPQNQNNKSVESSSITTSLSSPPAASDHCPRYESILTPAQYPVNSGGNNHCGLPSQQRDHPNTCEWNEPDRHFVSKLHSEVSYTASSEAKSPVRSASFSSTRSYDSLISTDHNNTLGELHLKRPRDHQGDLCCTLGDDSYVGENQIKGPYAKIKRVDSPTDSGIESGREHCPNNTPSNSVCSSPRCLEEKMKEITECEQKNETVEEMSVLKRALQAPPLVNSSMMMEDAYRHHKKFRAARRESECSVSPPSTRIIGGHPNVSLASSHSVLVKTLEQAPRYLDPQQVKRTDLIHNIIMRTENVPAVTSVTSPTGTWSLADNTSDSSRQAVKVVFPYGIDRSSHAVTLPNNFVHSDKNMVVCSPGYFTTVPAASSNDKAEEENRPGILSSALIQTPITGVAASHQYPVTSCVHSNHRMFVEPEVSPPLVISPIPRNDTPTTLDPAVFFNSGQLMETPLNLSKKSPILQSTVLRMHS from the exons aatttgaCGGTACAACTGTTCTTTGTCGTGTCTGTGGGGACAAAGCAAGTGGTTTTCATTATGGCGTTCATTCCTGCGAAGGATGCAAG GGTTTCTTCAGAAGGAGTATTCAACAGAAGATCCAATACAGACCCTGCACCAAAAACCAGCAGTGCTCCATCCTGCGGATTAACCGAAATAGGTGTCAGTACTGTCGGTTGAAGAAGTGCATTGCTGTCGGCATGTCACGTGATG CCGTTCGATTTGGGCGAGTTCCGAAGCGAGAGAAAGCCAAGATCCTGGCCGCTATGCAGAAAGTGAATGCCAGTTCGTATGAAAAGGCTCTGAGTTCGGAGCTCGAGGATGAAGGTCGACTCTTGAACATCATAATGACTTCTCACATGGAGACCTGTGATTATACCAGGGACAAAGTCGCCGCATTGCTGGAACGTGCTCGTACACAGCCACATCATACTCAGAGCTTCCCACAGTTG GCCTGTCCACTTAATCCGGCACCCATGGAACCGTGTGGAGATAGCCAGATGGTAAAGAATTTTTCAGAAAAGTTTTCTCCAGCTATTCGAGGGGTAGTTGAATTTGCGAAACGAATCCCAGGTTTTAGACTGCTGACCCAAGAAGATCACGTGACCTTGCTCAAA GCTGGTGTGTTTGAAGTTCTACTTGTTAGGTTAGCTCGTATGTTTGACTCTCAGAGCAACAGCATGATCTGTTTGAACGGCCAGATTGTCCATAAAGAAGCTCTGCACTCCAGCAACAACGCCCGCTTTCTCCTAGACTCTATGTTCGATTTTAATGAGCGTCTTAACGCCCTTCGGTTGTCTGACTGTGAACTTGGCCTGTTTAGTGCTGTTGTAGTCATAGCTGCAG ATCGGCCAGGTCTCAGAAATGTGGAACTTGTGCAGAAAATCCAGGGCAAATTGACTGAGTTGTTACAGAAAGTGGTTACCTCAGGTCATCCAGAGAACCCACACATTTTTCGCGAACTAATGAAAAAGATTCCAGACTTGCGAACTCTTAACACACTTCACTCTGAAAAGCTTTTGGCATACAAAATGGAACCTCAAAACCAGAATAATAAGTCCGTAGAATCATCAAGTATTACAACATCTCTATCATCTCCACCTGCTGCTAGTGACCATTGTCCTCGATATGAATCCATACTTACACCGGCACAATATCCTGTAAACAGTGGCGGAAACAATCATTGTGGTTTACCTAGCCAGCAGAGAGATCATCCCAACACGTGTGAATGGAACGAACCCGATCGCCATTTTGTGAGTAAATTACATTCAGAAGTCAGCTACACTGCATCTTCAGAAGCTAAAAGTCCTGTTAGGTCTGCATCCTTTTCTAGCACCCGCAGTTACGACAGTTTAATATCCACTGATCACAACAATACTTTGGGTGAATTGCATTTGAAGAGACCACGAGACCATCAGGGAGATTTGTGTTGTACCTTAGGAGACGACAGCTACGTTGGAGAAAATCAGATAAAGGGGCCATACGCTAAAATTAAGAGGGTTGACTCCCCAACTGATTCTGGTATCGAGAGTGGCAGAGAACACTGTCCCAACAACACTCCCAGTAATTCTGTGTGTTCTAGTCCCAGGTGTTTGGAGGAGAAGATGAAAGAAATCACTGAATGTGAACAAAAAAATGAAACGGTTGAAGAAATGTCTGTTCTGAAGAGAGCTCTTCAAGCTCCACCATTAGTCAACTCTAGTATGATGATGGAAGATGCCTATCGACATCATAAGAAGTTCAGAGCCGCGAGAAGAGAATCAGAATGTTCAGTCAGCCCACCATCCACCAGGATAATAGGAGGCCACCCAAATGTCTCACTTGCTAGCTCCCATAGTGTGTTAGTAAAAACATTGGAACAAGCCCCACGGTACCTAGACCCACAACAAGTTAAAAGAACAGATTTAATTCACAATATCATAATGAGAACGGAAAACGTTCCAGCGGTGACCAGTGTGACCTCACCAACTGGTACCTGGTCACTAGCAGATAACACCTCTGATTCTTCACGACAGGCAGTAAAAGTGGTATTTCCATATGGTATCGACCGTAGCAGCCATGCTGTTACTCTACCCAATAATTTTGTTCATTCAGACAAAAACATGGTAGTCTGCTCACCTGGCTATTTTACCACAGTACCAGCTGCATCGAGCAATGATAAAGCAGAAGAAGAAAACAGGCCTGGCATCTTGTCCTCTGCACTAATCCAGACACCTATCACAGGAGTTGCCGCCTCACATCAGTACCCCGTAACATCATGTGTGCATTCCAATCATCGTATGTTCGTTGAACCCGAGGTTTCTCCTCCGCTAGTCATCTCACCCATTCCGCGTAACGATACGCCGACGACACTGGACCCTGCAGTGTTTTTTAACTCTGGGCAGTTAATGGAAACTCCGCTGAATTTGTCCAAGAAATCCCCGATTTTGCAATCCACAGTATTGAGAATGCACTCGTAA
- the LOC143228995 gene encoding nuclear hormone receptor E75-like isoform X3, which produces MPASMLSAVLTGNKKWTPNYYLCTEQINRRVRGFLTPQESSVRFGRVPKREKAKILAAMQKVNASSYEKALSSELEDEGRLLNIIMTSHMETCDYTRDKVAALLERARTQPHHTQSFPQLACPLNPAPMEPCGDSQMVKNFSEKFSPAIRGVVEFAKRIPGFRLLTQEDHVTLLKAGVFEVLLVRLARMFDSQSNSMICLNGQIVHKEALHSSNNARFLLDSMFDFNERLNALRLSDCELGLFSAVVVIAADRPGLRNVELVQKIQGKLTELLQKVVTSGHPENPHIFRELMKKIPDLRTLNTLHSEKLLAYKMEPQNQNNKSVESSSITTSLSSPPAASDHCPRYESILTPAQYPVNSGGNNHCGLPSQQRDHPNTCEWNEPDRHFVSKLHSEVSYTASSEAKSPVRSASFSSTRSYDSLISTDHNNTLGELHLKRPRDHQGDLCCTLGDDSYVGENQIKGPYAKIKRVDSPTDSGIESGREHCPNNTPSNSVCSSPRCLEEKMKEITECEQKNETVEEMSVLKRALQAPPLVNSSMMMEDAYRHHKKFRAARRESECSVSPPSTRIIGGHPNVSLASSHSVLVKTLEQAPRYLDPQQVKRTDLIHNIIMRTENVPAVTSVTSPTGTWSLADNTSDSSRQAVKVVFPYGIDRSSHAVTLPNNFVHSDKNMVVCSPGYFTTVPAASSNDKAEEENRPGILSSALIQTPITGVAASHQYPVTSCVHSNHRMFVEPEVSPPLVISPIPRNDTPTTLDPAVFFNSGQLMETPLNLSKKSPILQSTVLRMHS; this is translated from the exons ATGCCTGCGAGCATGCTCAGCGCGGTATTGACCGGAAATAAGAAATGGACGCCCAACTATTACCTGTGCACGGAACAAATTAACCGTAGAGTGCGAGGTTTCCTGACGCCCCAAGAGTCCT CCGTTCGATTTGGGCGAGTTCCGAAGCGAGAGAAAGCCAAGATCCTGGCCGCTATGCAGAAAGTGAATGCCAGTTCGTATGAAAAGGCTCTGAGTTCGGAGCTCGAGGATGAAGGTCGACTCTTGAACATCATAATGACTTCTCACATGGAGACCTGTGATTATACCAGGGACAAAGTCGCCGCATTGCTGGAACGTGCTCGTACACAGCCACATCATACTCAGAGCTTCCCACAGTTG GCCTGTCCACTTAATCCGGCACCCATGGAACCGTGTGGAGATAGCCAGATGGTAAAGAATTTTTCAGAAAAGTTTTCTCCAGCTATTCGAGGGGTAGTTGAATTTGCGAAACGAATCCCAGGTTTTAGACTGCTGACCCAAGAAGATCACGTGACCTTGCTCAAA GCTGGTGTGTTTGAAGTTCTACTTGTTAGGTTAGCTCGTATGTTTGACTCTCAGAGCAACAGCATGATCTGTTTGAACGGCCAGATTGTCCATAAAGAAGCTCTGCACTCCAGCAACAACGCCCGCTTTCTCCTAGACTCTATGTTCGATTTTAATGAGCGTCTTAACGCCCTTCGGTTGTCTGACTGTGAACTTGGCCTGTTTAGTGCTGTTGTAGTCATAGCTGCAG ATCGGCCAGGTCTCAGAAATGTGGAACTTGTGCAGAAAATCCAGGGCAAATTGACTGAGTTGTTACAGAAAGTGGTTACCTCAGGTCATCCAGAGAACCCACACATTTTTCGCGAACTAATGAAAAAGATTCCAGACTTGCGAACTCTTAACACACTTCACTCTGAAAAGCTTTTGGCATACAAAATGGAACCTCAAAACCAGAATAATAAGTCCGTAGAATCATCAAGTATTACAACATCTCTATCATCTCCACCTGCTGCTAGTGACCATTGTCCTCGATATGAATCCATACTTACACCGGCACAATATCCTGTAAACAGTGGCGGAAACAATCATTGTGGTTTACCTAGCCAGCAGAGAGATCATCCCAACACGTGTGAATGGAACGAACCCGATCGCCATTTTGTGAGTAAATTACATTCAGAAGTCAGCTACACTGCATCTTCAGAAGCTAAAAGTCCTGTTAGGTCTGCATCCTTTTCTAGCACCCGCAGTTACGACAGTTTAATATCCACTGATCACAACAATACTTTGGGTGAATTGCATTTGAAGAGACCACGAGACCATCAGGGAGATTTGTGTTGTACCTTAGGAGACGACAGCTACGTTGGAGAAAATCAGATAAAGGGGCCATACGCTAAAATTAAGAGGGTTGACTCCCCAACTGATTCTGGTATCGAGAGTGGCAGAGAACACTGTCCCAACAACACTCCCAGTAATTCTGTGTGTTCTAGTCCCAGGTGTTTGGAGGAGAAGATGAAAGAAATCACTGAATGTGAACAAAAAAATGAAACGGTTGAAGAAATGTCTGTTCTGAAGAGAGCTCTTCAAGCTCCACCATTAGTCAACTCTAGTATGATGATGGAAGATGCCTATCGACATCATAAGAAGTTCAGAGCCGCGAGAAGAGAATCAGAATGTTCAGTCAGCCCACCATCCACCAGGATAATAGGAGGCCACCCAAATGTCTCACTTGCTAGCTCCCATAGTGTGTTAGTAAAAACATTGGAACAAGCCCCACGGTACCTAGACCCACAACAAGTTAAAAGAACAGATTTAATTCACAATATCATAATGAGAACGGAAAACGTTCCAGCGGTGACCAGTGTGACCTCACCAACTGGTACCTGGTCACTAGCAGATAACACCTCTGATTCTTCACGACAGGCAGTAAAAGTGGTATTTCCATATGGTATCGACCGTAGCAGCCATGCTGTTACTCTACCCAATAATTTTGTTCATTCAGACAAAAACATGGTAGTCTGCTCACCTGGCTATTTTACCACAGTACCAGCTGCATCGAGCAATGATAAAGCAGAAGAAGAAAACAGGCCTGGCATCTTGTCCTCTGCACTAATCCAGACACCTATCACAGGAGTTGCCGCCTCACATCAGTACCCCGTAACATCATGTGTGCATTCCAATCATCGTATGTTCGTTGAACCCGAGGTTTCTCCTCCGCTAGTCATCTCACCCATTCCGCGTAACGATACGCCGACGACACTGGACCCTGCAGTGTTTTTTAACTCTGGGCAGTTAATGGAAACTCCGCTGAATTTGTCCAAGAAATCCCCGATTTTGCAATCCACAGTATTGAGAATGCACTCGTAA